A segment of the Salminus brasiliensis chromosome 1, fSalBra1.hap2, whole genome shotgun sequence genome:
ttcatcatgaactttggacgcaatgtaaagaacaactaccatATTCAAAATATGTCAAAAGCTCAAAAACGACAAATATTTagattttgtgtgacagcgataaTGTCTGGAATGTGGAGAATATAAAGGGCAACACATTTGCTTTGGGCTACACTATTAAAAGACAATTCTGGAATTTTGGAAATCCCATGGAATTAAATGGATAAGATGGAAGTAAAGTAATTCAAGTTGTCTCATTACTAGAGACACTTACAGACACTAACTTATAacttagttattattattatataattatttattgcagtgtacagtattgactcatgtattatatattataataaacagtattgacctttgtattatttattgaaatgtatagactgtattatatactgtattatatattacaatatataatatagacatctgtattatatattacaataaacagtatagacccttgtaatatatattacagtgtatagtatagacttgtgtattatatattataataaacagtatagacccttgtattatatattacagtgtatagtatagattaatgtattatatattacaatatagaatatagatctctgtattatatattataataaacagtATAGTCCCTTGTAATATACACTACAGTGTATAGTATAGAttcatgtattatatattacaataaacaGTATAGTGCCTTGTAATATACACTACAGTGTATAGTAtagattaatatattatatataaaaatatatagtatagaCCCTTGTGTTATTcattacagtgtacagtatagacctatgtattatatatgatgGTGTATACTATATActcatgtattatatattatattatgagaatttatatattataaatgagaatttccccactgcgggactaataaaggattatcttatcttaaaggataaaggattatcttattatACAATATAGACAATTGTATTATATCCTGATGCCTaaaacatacattatatggactaaaagtattgggacacctgctcattcattgtttctcctgaaatcaagggtattaaaaatcacccagggaagaaggctttctacttggtTTTagaggatcattgctgtgaggtcagaatgttgggtaatcaccaccccaactcatccaatccaaaagtactggatagagcaccaccaactatcattccagagttcacagttcttccactgctccacagctcaatgctgctgctggggggctttatacccctctagtccacgcctggcattaggcagcatggtgccaataggtttatgatgtttatctgctccagagagtcctattctattggcagtacttctctacaggaactagacgaGCTAACAtactcatgtggggctcacatggatgGGGCGcaggctaggtgggttccaggtgggcatgagctctgagtgggtttgtttaTGTGTTGTTACCGGGACCTAGTCGGGCTTCCCACATtggccccatcgttacagcccaccctaatcttacACGGGTCTCATTTAAGCCTCTTATGAAGTGTAGAACCTAGATGGTGCCCATGTGCAACCCCTCCTAGTCCCATGCCTGACCTTGGTGGGACCCTGGTAGGTTTCCAGTTGGTTCCTAGTTGGGCTAcacatacaggccccacatgtgCATGTTATTTGGGTAGGCATTGCTAATTTGCATGAGTTGCATGATCGATGTGATTCATTTGGATAATATCTGATTGACGCCATGATCTCATTTTCATCCCTCCAGCATCCTGCAGTTAATGAAATGATCAACCACTGGGTGCTTCTCTCTGCCTACATCGTAACTTTCCTAATAGGCCTTCCAGCCAATATCCTGGCCATTTATGCCTTCATCAGAAAGCTCATTCAAAGCCCCACTCCTACTGACGTCCTGCTGCTGAACCTGACCACCTCTGACATCCTATTCCTCCTCTTCCTGCCCCTGAAGATGTACGAGGCTGCATCCGGCCTGCAGTGGCATTTACCCCAGATTTTGTGCTCCATCACGTCATTCATGTTCTTCACCACCATCTACACCAGTGCGTTGCTGCTGATGGCCATCAGCATCGACCGCTACCTGGGAGTCGCCTTTCCCATCGCCTACCGAAAGTTCCGCAAGCTCCTCTACGCCATTGCCGGCAGCGTCTTCATCTGGCTGTTCAGTGGCGCCCACTGCACCATCGTGTTCTTCACGGTGCACCTGAGTGAGGAAAACAACAGCACTGTCCCCAAAACGACCTGCTACGAGAACTTCACAGAGAGCCAGAGCAGGATCGTCCTTCCAGTGCGCCTGGAGTTCTTCGTGGTGCTCTGCCTGGTGCCCCTCTTGGTCTGTGTGTTCTGCTACCTCAGCTGCATCTGGATCCTCTACACCAGGCCCCGCATCACTAAGGAGAAGAAGCAGCGGGCCATCGGGATGGCAGCGGGCACCTTGAGCGTATTTTTAATGTGCTTCCTGCCCTATAACATCTCTCACGCTGTGGGCTATGGCTTCAACCAGAGCCCGCAATGGAGATACTACACCCTGCTGCTGAGCACCTTCAACACCTGCTTGGACCCCATCATCTTCTacttctcctcctccacctaTCGTAACACCACCAAGCTCTCTCTCTGGAAACTCTTATCCTTTAGGCGCCAAAAAGACACCAATACCACCACCTCAAAAGACACAGAAGCAGATTCCCATGATGTTATCACGTAGAAGCTTCCCAGTGGATAAGTTGCAGCACAGATCTCAGAGCTTTGCCTGTTTTGGTAACACCATTACATAGTGCTGACATAAACATTCCATAAGCATGCAATGGTCATGGCTCTAAAGTAGCTCGTGACATTAAACATTGTAGCAGCTGTCATAACAGTTACTTGTAATGGTTAcgctgtaaactgaataaatggcTCCTCCAAGTGCTTCTCCAACATTCGCCTACCATAACCtagaggttctttaaggaactacTCGTTGTCTCCACAGTGTACCCTATTGAAAggacaagatccttgaggagcttttggaggttctttctGGCACTTTTAAGGTGCTTGAGGAAcattcaaggaacctttttcttctaaaaactttttcttgaaggttcctcaaagcatcttcATGAAGTTCCTCCGCAGTTTCAAATGGTAGTGTCTCCATTGTGCTTTTAACAGAGGACATCTGTCAAGACATGGTTATGGCATTGTAATGTGAATGTTGTGCACCAAGTCCATTTAGACCCCAATAGAATTTAACTTTTACTACAATTTACTTCTGGGGGATGTCTGACCATAAGTTAGAAGCTTATTTTTcaccattttaaacaaaacacagcataaAACCAGGAGAAACAGGGCTAGTACATGTTGATTTTGTGTGAAAAGTAATGAACACCTATTTTATTTATGACATACACAAAACCAAAAGACAGCctataaaaaccttgtatctccattttttgtattcagaatgtgaatctgacagttgtttatattgtgtcataattaatggaccagtagaaatgctccaaaataaccaGTTTTGactcaaatctttttacattaaagATTAGAAGGTTTAtatcttctcctgtaaagttcccATTTTGGAGATCCAAGGTTTTTGTATGTCAGCGATCATTATctttatatatctttatattatcattatcattataaaTTGTTAAATACacttatatttgtattttgtatattgtatatcaCAGTCatacaaaaatcttgtatctcaaaaatgggaactttacaggagaagaaaaaaagcttcttaacttttcatggaagtcaatgtaaaagattttattatgcagtcattttggagcgtttctatttgTCAATCTATCGTGGAATTtcgatacaatgtaaagaacagtgtccagattcacattatgccaaaaagtaaaaaaaaaaaacaaaagacagcCTCAAATTGAAAGAGAAACCATCCCCAACCTGTTTGGGACTGAAGTTAATAACGTTGAAAAGGTCAATTTAGTTACACGCTCTTAAAAAAAAGGTGAAGACAGATCAACTTAAAAAGATAAAgttcaaaataataaagattacagagttttttttaagttgacTCACATTTCAGTCCGTCAACCATTTGGTCAATAATCCatattgagttgagcctcaaaatcatcagtaaatgagctgcagctgaaactgattaaatattgtATAAGATCCCTCCCACTCAATCTGTTTAATCTGCAGGATAGCACTTCAAAGCACCTATGTGGGGGAGGAGCTTatctattctcagactcctgaccatgatGGGATTTAAACGTATGATCTCCTGAGTCTCTagagtgtaatttcacagctctagaccggccctacggtctaactgctgcacATCAAGCGTGAGGAGTTCTGAGTTCACTCAAACCACTCTCTGTAATCAGTCATTTTATCTTGTTGAGTCTGCATGACTTTACAATTTTTTCCAGTGTGGCCCCCGTTACAGTTTGACACACATCTCTTTTCTCTGAAGAGCTGATCAGCTGATTCCTGTGAGAAATAGGAATGACTGTTAATCTGTGTAATTTCAGCATTTCCGTTAAACCAAAGATCGAGATAACCaataaatcatatttacattcGTCTTCAAAGTGTTATTTAACATGTGAACTTGAACTTTGCACAACAGGATACAAAATTTCAGTTAAACTATGATTTATGACTATGAATATACAGTAAGCATCATACAGAATTGggtatatatttcatatttttttatgtgtaaatataatttaattggAATATGTGCATAATATGTGTAATATGCATAATATATACAGTTAAGGTCAAAATGATTAGCCTCCCTTGGAATTTTTGTTGGAACTTTTATTTCCCTAAAATACTGGCCAATGTTTGCAATATTCGTAAAATCTCATATAGTAAATCATTAGTCAATGATATGACCCCATGCCATATTTGGTACacttgtaaaataaaaatacattttatttttaaaatatgtattttttattatgataccttggtgctcttgggggcgcCCTGGTGGCGTTGGGGTCCTAAGCAGCCGCGTAATTTGAGTATACCTTGGACAGACTGTGTTCTGGAGTGGCCTCGATCTCAATCCTGTGGAGAATCTATGGAAGAATGGGCTAGAATCCCTCAGGAGAGATGTGGCCACTTAGTTAGAAACTACCAGAAAAGGTTGTCGTCTATTAGCTGTCAGAGGGCTAATCATTTTGACCactgcatttgtttttattttgtcttgttTCAGTTCAGCAAATGCATAAAACTGTTTGTTTGATCTTATGCAGATGTCTTTGTTCTTGTGGACGGACACAAACTATAAAGACTTGAGGTTATGGCCCATGTCATTGGAAGGATAAGGGGTTTATTTGATGTCATAAGGTGGGCTAATAATAGGGGCCTTAACTGTATATAGTAAACATAGAACTGCATAGAAATGATATTAGTAAATAAATGATATGTAAGATAGATATGGGCATTGTccgacaaaaaccttgtatctccattttttggattcagaatgtgaatctgacagttgtttatATTGTCATGATttatggaccagtagaaatgctccaaaataaccaGTTTGGACTCAAATCTTTTTATCATTATAAAttgttaaatacattttacatatgttacacttatacacttatgtttgtatattgtatattgtatatcactgtcatgcaaaaatctcaAAAATTGTTACCTTACAGGGGAAGGGAAAAAaagcttcttaacttttaatggcagtcaatgtaaaatattttattaagtcattttggattttcgatacaatgtaaagaacagcgtccagattcacattatgccaaaaagtggAAAACGGCAAAAACGctgatacaaggtttttgtccgaAAGGTGTAAAATATACAGTTAGGCAGAAGACCGTTTTAAATAAGTTGGATTATACataacataaacatttataatctATTTattgccatatatcagatttgcATATATGGATCTCTGAAAGCACATCATTATACAAATATTGTTATAGCTTTAGCTACCTCCTTAGTCATGGCCACTTCTATCTAGGCCATCTGTTTCCTTATCAGCAGCACATCTGAACAGTTTCTTGACCTCTTGATGcaaactgaatgtataaagGGGAATGTGTCATgcctgcctctgttttgtgtcACCATGTGGCTCTGTTtgtttcctgtctgtctgttgtagcccctcctgttcattagtgttcccacctatGCCTCCTCTGTAGCTACgtccccttgttagtcccaggtgtctCTTGTTAGTCCCTGTGTAAGTAACCCTTTGTTTGAGCa
Coding sequences within it:
- the LOC140537222 gene encoding free fatty acid receptor 2-like, whose protein sequence is MINHWVLLSAYIVTFLIGLPANILAIYAFIRKLIQSPTPTDVLLLNLTTSDILFLLFLPLKMYEAASGLQWHLPQILCSITSFMFFTTIYTSALLLMAISIDRYLGVAFPIAYRKFRKLLYAIAGSVFIWLFSGAHCTIVFFTVHLSEENNSTVPKTTCYENFTESQSRIVLPVRLEFFVVLCLVPLLVCVFCYLSCIWILYTRPRITKEKKQRAIGMAAGTLSVFLMCFLPYNISHAVGYGFNQSPQWRYYTLLLSTFNTCLDPIIFYFSSSTYRNTTKLSLWKLLSFRRQKDTNTTTSKDTEADSHDVIT